From the genome of Dickeya aquatica, one region includes:
- the motB gene encoding flagellar motor protein MotB: MKHQHPIIRKKRKSGHAAHHGGSWKIAYADFMTAMMALFLVMWLIAISSPSQLAQIAEYFRTPLKIAITSGPKMSDASNPIPGGGSDPTQQEGDVKRQIDTMDGRLEEIKLNKLRERLDQLIEADPRLRALRPHLLIEMVDEGLRIQIIDSNNRPMFKTGSAQVEPYMSDILRAIAPILNDIPNKISLSGHTDDAKYAMGERGYSNWELSADRANASRRELIAGGLADGKVLRVVGMADTMNLKQAKGGSDAINRRISLVVLNKQAQENIEHENAESSAVNIDKIENLQNMGMDKAKPVTAPADNGNSTATPQPETNGTPVSGSTAAPVQAPATAAPASGANGSSATSHRQPTTALPAAPDSQATPSSTSRDSQQR, from the coding sequence ATGAAACACCAACATCCGATTATTCGAAAAAAACGTAAATCAGGACATGCTGCACATCATGGTGGCTCATGGAAAATAGCGTATGCTGACTTCATGACCGCCATGATGGCGCTTTTTCTGGTGATGTGGTTGATTGCTATTTCCTCGCCTTCTCAATTGGCGCAAATTGCCGAATATTTCCGCACACCATTGAAAATAGCCATTACCTCTGGCCCTAAAATGAGTGATGCTTCAAACCCGATACCTGGCGGTGGCTCTGATCCAACCCAGCAGGAAGGTGATGTGAAGCGTCAGATTGATACCATGGATGGCCGCCTTGAAGAAATTAAACTCAATAAACTACGCGAACGGCTTGATCAACTTATTGAGGCGGATCCGCGCCTCAGAGCATTAAGGCCGCATCTGTTGATTGAAATGGTCGATGAGGGCCTGCGCATTCAAATCATTGATAGTAACAATCGGCCTATGTTTAAAACAGGTAGTGCGCAGGTCGAACCTTATATGAGTGATATTTTGCGAGCTATCGCGCCAATTTTGAATGATATTCCTAATAAAATCAGTTTATCGGGCCATACTGATGATGCGAAGTACGCAATGGGTGAGCGAGGCTACAGCAACTGGGAATTATCTGCCGATCGCGCTAATGCTTCCCGTCGAGAACTGATTGCCGGTGGGTTGGCCGATGGCAAAGTTTTGCGTGTTGTAGGTATGGCTGACACGATGAATTTGAAGCAGGCCAAAGGGGGCAGTGATGCCATCAACCGTCGTATCAGTCTGGTTGTCCTGAATAAGCAGGCTCAGGAGAATATCGAACATGAGAATGCTGAAAGCAGTGCAGTAAACATTGATAAAATAGAAAATTTACAAAACATGGGGATGGATAAAGCCAAGCCCGTTACCGCACCTGCCGATAACGGTAACAGTACGGCTACACCACAACCCGAAACCAATGGGACGCCTGTATCTGGCTCAACTGCGGCTCCTGTTCAGGCACCCGCAACAGCGGCACCTGCGTCGGGAGCGAAC